aaatgaaatcAAAAGTTATATTCATGAATATAACTTTTCTGCTACAAGTCTGACCAatgtttttatgacattttctCGCTTAATCCACTAAATTTCACCTGTAAATGGAGAAGTGACGCAGAAAAGATGCCAAGAAACCTCAGTCATATGTTCTGTGTGTACCTATATTTGTATATTCTACAATCATAATCTTGAAAATAACATCAAAACAGTCACatagaaagaaatataataattccaACAGAGAAACTGTGCAAAACAAACACCTGTTACTGAATAGTTAATGAACATCTGTTTTTTAAGATGTAGCAGCTGGTGAGTCCCTTGTGGTTAAACAGAGAACAGCCAAGCAGGTGGCAGTGGCGTGTAACTAATGATCTACTAAAACTGGCATTTTTGGTTGTGGAGGGGCTCAGAAATGGGGCCAGGGGCATTGATGAGGCAAGAGAAAAGGCAGAGTCTCCCTTGAATGCTGATTATTTGATTTATATCCACTGCTAATAATTTGATTTCTGGtgatattattgaaaaatgcTATTTGTGGGGATAATacagttcaaatcctgtctgtggccttggcaatttttatcagtataatGGACCTTGTACTTTATTGACTCTCCTTAtgctatttgataagatcctcccaCAGGCCAGTGGAGGATGGACAGAATAAGGTGTGGCAATCAGCCTCTccttaaaaatattcaagtagtttcaaaatattgtgtCACAAAATCTCTCACCTTTACCTTACATATAGTTCTAATATGTCTATGTTGGGTtctggtttaattttttataatttcaattatatttttatatgtaatcaaaattatatctttagttaaaagatatgttttactcgtttttacaatttaaacacatttttaggGTAGTAAATGGtggcaattaaatttaaattactacagCCTTGTTAGAAATACTTGATTATGTaaagaacagtttttaaaatcctgttttgtttgttttaaaaataaaataaaataaaaataaaaatctcgaTGGGAACTTAAAAATTAGAATTACCTTCAACATTTCATAAAAGTCAAAAGACATAAGGTCTCATATCATGATTATAGTTGCATTTTAACcaacattaaaattcaatatctTATAAcgttcaaataacatttttttagagaTTCTGttagtacaataaatttaaaaaaataatatatgaaaaagaaaaaaatatttttgttaaaaattgtttttgtatgctaaaaaaataCATACCAGACGTCATTAACAGCATATCCATGCAAAATGTTGTCaaaatgagtttaataatttgttactggccaattttttttcatacataagaaaatatttgcaTAATTATTGTCTAGGCTCTCCCCCCAACACTAATTTTTATACAAGCCTTATTATTCCAATTTTAGAGAAGTGTATAATTTCGCTAATAAGTTTAGTTCAAATTCAGATTCTAAAATTTACATGTATCCACTGTGTAACAAAGTAAACTGGAATATATTGTATGGTGAAAGAAACTTGTCTCTATAACCTTTAAAAAGGGGCTAATGTTACAACTCTACATAGACTTACATAGACTCTACATAGTAAAACTTGGTCGGCAGATACACAATATCCGATCGGTTCATCCAATCTAATCATTTCTAGAGAATGATGTGTATACACTCCAATAGCAGTAGTATGGCAGTTGTACAACACTTACTTCATGTACAATTTTGATCAACACATTtgattcatttattattaattcaccTTTGGTAGatgattattataattgtatgttCAAAACATTAAACATCTAAATCAGCatcattcttaaaaattttttacagttGTTATTGATGTCAGTTTACCTGTGCTTATCAGATGTcctataaaactttttaaaaggaaAACCAGAAGTTCGGATGACTGAGTCATATACATAGAGAATGGAGTTCTAGGGAACTTAGTAGTGCTATTATCCAAGcttgaaatattatgttttcttcCTTATCACCCTTCAATGATTTTGGCTTAAAAGATATTACATATGAAATCATGTAAGCACATTTGAAAGTAATAATACACATGTTCAATCAACAAATTCTTTAGAGAAATGGTGCTTAAATCCTTATGATATTGTTTGATAAACTGACTAATTTGTTTCTCCAACCCTGCCACctaaaacagaattgtgatacaTAACACAAAAACACCATAATCGTGTTATTGTTTCAGATAAACCATGCCGAAAGTGAAGTCAGAGAAAAGGAGTGAGAAGGAGGAGGAGAAAAAGGAGGTGAAGGAAGCTTTAAAGGAAGAGAAGGAGAAGAGTGGAGGTGGATGGAACGGGGGTCAGCTATTTGGTTCTGAGTCCAATGAAAACACTTTTCAAGGAGGCGGATTCAAGGACAAAGAAAAGGCACAAGAAACGTTAAGATTATTGGATGGGAAAGACACGACATATCAGTTTCAGATCATCAATTCTATGTACAACCGAGCTAAAGTGATCTACAAGAGAACAACTGATAAAGACAAACGAAAGAATCTGGAAGAGGCCATTGAAGTATTTGAAGAATGGATTGATGATTACAAGAAACGAGGCAGGTCAAAAGAATCATTCAGTTATCTTCCCCTGGAAACTGTAGTAGGCTACAAAGTTCTGGCCAAACATTTTGGAATCGAAGATTTTGGATTCCTCGAAGCGTTTAAAGAAGTCGATGGTGATTTGAAGAGATTAAGGAATAAGAAGATTCCAGATGATTCAACAACATGGGACATTCACAGGAATCGAAATCTCAAAGTAATCAACACCAACATCGATGATAACTACATACCTCTGTTTGAAACCGATGGTGATCTGCGAGGTTTGCCGACTAAGGAGCACGTACAGTTGATCATGTGGGGCTATAGCCATGAGCCTACAAAGGTCAAGAAGGCTATGGCAACTATCGATGAAAAAATTGGCAAGTGAAAAGACTGATTTCTGtatgtaatttatgttttctaAGAAAACATGGCATTTGTCCAATGTATAACCTCTCAAACTAATCAGGGTGCTTCTGGTTGGGGTCATTATGTACTTTGTTATTTCGTTTTGTTACTTTACACTATTATCACCTTTAAGGATATtgaaataagttaatatttttgaataatattaagttctttatttttatatttttaagtacctgctatttttgtttacgtttgtaacaaacatttaaatgaaataattatatgttcTTATGTGTACatgtttatagtatatatttacttaataaattatacatttaacaaggtgtagttttaaagattttgtttgttcctatcaatacatttaaattgacCATCAAGGAACATCGCAGCAGATGtgcttagaatgagtagaacggagatccgtcagatgactggttttattacaggacattggatattctgaaggcacctgaacagaataggcaTTCATGTTCAGAAAAccctgtgcaggaaatgtggcaaATCAGCtgttacagagcaaacgctcaagatcccttgGTTTACTTAGGTATATTGAAGAGGGATGGGTGCAGGTAAGCATTGTACAGAAGAtttcatggttttgtaaaggcatAGGATTTGATAAAGCTTAAACTTATAAGAGGGTGTACAAAGGCAGGCTGGCTGAGAGGCAATTACTAGACCTTGAAAACCTGtctatatgttattaaaaaaaatcaataaaatttaactcTTTGGGATATGGTCTTGGGCAAAGCACTTGACACCACATATCTTCTAGAGGGCTGATAAGGTTATTAATACTGTTAGTGAACAAAATGAGATTTCTCAACTCTGTAATGAGATCTTGATAATGGTTCATTCAGATACCTTGAAATTACTTTGTAGAAAAGcctgtttatttaattgtatgtactAGCTATACCATTTTTATTGAActgcaaaaaatgttttttataaaattattgataaaaagtgcctGATTTTTCCGAATGGTAGAAAGATTAGTTTTTGGAAAATCATTTACCCAGTGCTTcagaaattttacattgtatggctgtttttatacattatactAAAATTGAACAACTTtactactgtttttttattacttggtGTTCATTTTTTCAACAGTTAAAACTCAGTGTGCCGTTTTAGAGGCATTTTCttagtttctttaaataattgccagatataaaatgtcaaaatactCATTACAGTTTTGATTTGAATAGACCCTCAAGCCATCTACCTAAGATCAGTACACAACCTTAGTTATACCTTTGTCTACCAGATGGCACAGGCCTACATCAATGTACATCTGCAATcctttgaacatttttataattgaacaTGTTCAGCTCGAATCCCTTACTCTAGTTTAAAACAGGGTATGGTGCTTGAAATCACCTCACAACCCTTGCTCAAATCATTAAACTTTTTGCCCCTAGCATTATTTTGTAAATCGATTCTTGAGAAACAAGAGTTCTCgattatttgagaaaaaattgtTAACCTACACTACCAGTGCAGATTGACAATTCCTGCTGTGGAGATTTTCCCTCAACACAATAGGATTCTTCAACTGTAAAGAAGATTATAAAGAACATTATACAGCCTAATGTTTTATCATCATTGTACTAAGGATATTTTCTTACTGTGTGTCAATAgagttttttcaattatattaaacatatgacacttactttaatttaaaattccattaaatCACTTGCAGCATTGTTAAGTTTTATGACAGATGAAATGAAATCCACAACTGACATCCTCTGGCATCCACAACCCAGGTGCACTCAATTTTCTTATGTGCTCACCCATATCACCAATGAATATATACATGATGTACATCGGAAGAATACATGAAGAGAATTTAGTGTATTCTGCAGCCAAAGTCTTAAACAAATACTTGTtactgtatgaaaataaaaatattttataaatataactcaattctgatttaaaactagtatttatgatcaaaatgttatttatgataCTGTCATATGAAGCTATAaactttgaatacattttaaatactaataaaaaagaaaaacatacaaaaattaaaaaaaaaggaaaatttgatAGTAGTTCAGGTAACATACATACACTCAGGAATGTAGTATGACACgttatttgttaaattgttgGGCTAtcagatatgttttttttttatataaactatgacAAATAGGTACAAGTTGAATCTAGTGCAGTGGGACAATATCCAACTGAAGAGGATCCAAAAAGCAAGCAGCAGTTACTGGTGTTTTCGTTGGACTGAGAGTAGATCTATGAGTTGTTGTTTTCGGCCATAAAAAATTCCAGAAGATTCATTTACatattcgtattataaattattaagtggTAGTAGCACAATTATAATGGGAGGATAATAATAGAATGGGGGAAaaggaaaattttcaaaaactggTGACGTAATGGACAATAACATTAGAGCCAAATTATGTGATCtgtaaattaaaaagtgaaattaattttttaactctttcaaatttacacaattttgctagccaattatttaaaacacaatgttATGTCCTCATCAGTGATGTTTCAAATACAGgataagctttaaaaaaaatttgaaaaatgtttataatgattAGGTTTTGATAATAAAGTAAACATAGTTTCATGGCCTAACTTGACACCATTTATTGAGTTTATATCGTATTAACACTCAAATTGTTGTGCATAAAAgctaaaaaacaatattcaattttGTTCACTGTTTTTATTACAGTTCTAAACAGTATAAGGTACTCCAGGGCAGCTGTTTTAGCAAGTGCCACACTTTTGTGAACCAGGGTTGCTGGATTTAAATATTATGGCTATAAGGGCTATACTTCAATGTGACACATTTGGAGGGCAGCATATTGTGGGGGAGAAAGTTCAGAAgtagataaatttaaaagaaaatgataATATGTGTTACAACGAAATATCCAAAATATGAACATAGGACGGAAAACACAAGCTCTGCTAGTACCATTGCCAGAATTAAAATAACCTATTGCTATAGTAGTTCAATAATATTTTCCTTCTGATGGTTACTGATTTTAGTACTATACACTGTGTGAAATGGCCTTGTTCATAATATTACGACAATAatcttttctatctttaataaatcaatatgtttccttttttatagctaaactgtaacattttaaacagatcTTTAATTGGTACACTGTATGAGAATACTgactattttattacttttgcatACTGTGTTTTTCATAAatcatataatacaaatttaatatattgagaTGGGTACTCAAGtactatttaataacaatttacagACACTGCTACATTATAATCATTTTCCCATTATATGTACGAGTATTCTTGTTTTCATTACattcttatgtaaaatttaattggatgagtacaataatctatttatttttggtaaacagtaatctttaaattatattattttatataatattcaatttcgactataaataaacagtatttcAAAATCATATGGACAGCAGCAGAGCAATACGCTGTTTATGTACAATGGTATGGTATAGCTTTGTAGATACTGTACTATTGgtacttttaactttaaagagATATGAATTCTGTACATCTATATGAGTATTGTTTGGCAGAAGTTTTACGTGGTATTAGCAGTTTAGTGCTGCAGTTTTACACAGCGCTATCATGTTAAATCTTGTGCCAGAAGTTTTAATCATTTTGACTTGTCTAGTAATGATCATTTTGATTAATTACATTTGAATACTGGACCTTTTAACTGTCAGAGTTGATTACTCAGTTTCTTTTGTTTACTGCAAGCTGAACGTTTCAATTTTACGCCAATGACAAATCTCCTCATAGACTACTACATAATGAAAAGTGGGCTTAGGAGGTATACAGTGGTCTTAAGTTAGAAGAGGGAAGTGTATAGCCCATGGATGGAAAATTTTCAAACTACAATaacggaaaaaattaaaaataatatctggaaAATAATGGACCTAAGCAGAGgatatttttttagttactcTACTAACAGTGTGTTTAGAGCAGCCCAAGGACGTAGCCAacgggtccaaggggtccggacaacccccaaattttcaattactttcttagtaaacgattattattatttaaatctaattcagtattactgacatgtactactgaaagatcattctcaacaaagaaacggaacaagaactttttaaagaacaaaatggggtcttactctctgtccactacaggtaaatatcagttgtctggatccccCAAAATATTTTCCTGACTACGTCCTTGAAGCAATCCACATGATAACAGTTAAATGGTGGCTGGTGCATCTAAATCCCCTCTACACTCTGCACCCATCACTGTTGCCAATTTTAGGTGTATGGAAAATTACTGATCCGTCTCAACATCTGgtgcaataaacaaacatcatcaGCTGTTAAAGTAAACACAACAATGACACATAGACtacatatatcagtttaatttatCATCTGTTTCCAACTCCCCATAACTAGTTGAACTGGAATACAAAATATTGGGTTTTGTGCTCTTTATTAAACTGAACTAAAATGTCATTTTAGTGAATTAATATTAGTGTGGGCGAGTTTTTATGTTAGAACATTTTGAGTGAAACACTAATACAGCAGGTAACAGTTATCTTATAttctaaaacaagaaaataataataatccagCTTACAGTTCAGCCTTTAAaagcacacattttttatttttaaactgcaatacatttttatcataaatagacacactcttttaaatttaaccaaaccgcaaagaaataaatttaaaactgaagagagcctgcttttaaaataaattaaattatattacaagaaGATTACTTTACACTGAAAGGTTAACAGCAAGTTATAACTCTGAAATCAATACAAACTATGGACTGATTTGATTGACAGTGTTCTCGGCTGCATAAGGAAAATAGTTGCTTATTGTTATCAGCTATGTACAACAACTAACTAGCTGGTCAGCTGTATTTGTCATCTTTACATCCTATATCCTACATCCTATTGAGTTTACAATCACCAGGCTACAGTGATAACTATTACATTAGTAATCACTAGTGATTTTTTAAACTCTGTATAATGGTGAATTGAGTAGccattaagaataaaataaaaacctttttaatttaattattgttaacaataaaatatattctaaatgcCTCCTGACACAAAGTTTGCTGTTTTTGCTGCTAGTTTTTGGTAAAGTCAAAGGATTTCCCTACTGGCCTGCAAAGGTCAATAAATCAATTGGAATTGATCCAGAATCATTCAAAACTGTGAATAAGTATAAAGTTAACTTTTTGCCACAAATGAAAATGCATGACTTAATAAAATGACATTTCacgataacaaattttaatttacaattgaaaagTGGCAGAGAAATACAAACAAGCTTATAAACAAGCCTTGCTAGTCTTTAAAaccttcattaaaaaaaaacaagcaaaactagaatagcctagtAATTAATAGTATACTCCTaatccaaaaaataaaactacttcaaTTTCTTCTCAAACAACACCTGACTCACACAAAACAATATACACCAATGCAAATATACACCAATAACAACTGTTTCACAAGATCGCAATAAGGTAAATAGTACAGCTGGTGCAGTAGTGAGCACCCCTTCTTATTTTGACCTTAATTGgaaatttaatgctttaaaagATAAATGTACAGTGCTAGAAAAATCCCTAATGGAAGAGAAAGATCGTTCAGAATATGAAACCCAGTCTGTTGTATAATGCTTTTTATGcttaaattttgaaagaagaactctgtaaatttaaaactgaaaaaagaaCTGATATGTCATTAAAGTTCTTGATCATGACCTCAAAAAACAGATATTGAGTTAAATAAAcagaaagaactaaattaaaaatgccttaatTGTTTTCTACCTCTAAGGCTAATCAATTTTGAAACCTCACCAACTTTACCTTCACCAAATTTGACTTCACCTATTAGTACTAGTTCACACTTTGTATCAGAAAACCCCTATAGCCTGCTTGCTACCATTGATTCCCAAGACATAGGTAAAAGTTTTTCTAAACATGGGAAATATCCTAAACAACAAaagttgatgatgatgatgtgTGTTCCTTTGTTAGCCATGGGCGTGATATAGGACATCTTCTAGAATAAATAACAACCTATGATGTGTGTTCCTTTGTTAGGAATGGGGCTGCCTTTATGAAAGTAATATAAGATGTGCATGAGCTAAGCAGACACTTAGGAAATGATGACTACATCTAGGTTTTGGCAGGAACAAATAGCATTGAAAATACTGATTAAACATTCCTAGTGAAGGATATGCTCAGCCTTTTAAATAAAACCCAACTTACCCACTTAATCTTAGGAACTATTCCTGAGGCATGATACCTTTCACCTAGAAATTAAGATCTCTACGTTAAACTCTGAATTAGAAAGGACTGCTAGGGAACATTTTAAGACTAATATTTCTTCCTTTACTTCAGCCCAGACATCAGACATCATTGATGTTTATGACCCGTGGTCTTCGCCTAAACAGAAGAGGAAAATCTGAAGTTGACAGAAACCTAtcaagtttgttatttaaaattaaaagtatccCAACTCCCTCAGAAGAACAAATTTTCCCTGCCATACAAATCATTTGGACAAATATGAAAGcgatgatttaaaaatttaagaataataaagatgTGAGATTTGCCCATCTTGAAAATCTTGAGCGCGGTTGACGCAGTAGTTTTCAAAGATGCCTTTGGGAAACTATTACTATATGGTTGTAGTATTAGCCATTTGGATGCCATTGGTTCAGAATATCAAGGATAGGTGTTTTTAGCTTAATCACTAAACCAGAATATCATCAAAAGGCTAAAACTTACAGGAGTTCAGGAAATGAAAGCTGAAAAACTTATATGTTCTACGATGGATTGTGTACGAGATAAATTTGGCCTGATCACTTCAACAGAAAACTAACtgaatttcaaaaatgtacaggTGCAGGCTGTCTGATACACACATTTTGTTCATCAAGTAgggtttcatagcaatgtttaaataataagagtCTAAACATTAATAACCACACAAAAATTATGATATATCAGTCGGTTAAGATAGGCAACATGTACTAATATGTCATATGTTACAATGtcttatgtttgtttataaatctatttattatgctatttccTCGTTGTTATTATCGTTTcaataagattaatgtaaaattattcactaacgcttagcaaAATACCATGAACACTACGGAACTcggtgtgtgttttttttatagaaacgaagcttcctacaaagatttaattcaataaatcagttcgttttcaagatatcgtgcggacagacaaacagaccgacaaatataaatgatatttgttTAGGCcttcgaatgataggcttcactaccgctc
The Homalodisca vitripennis isolate AUS2020 chromosome 1, UT_GWSS_2.1, whole genome shotgun sequence DNA segment above includes these coding regions:
- the LOC124352887 gene encoding uncharacterized protein LOC124352887 — protein: MPKVKSEKRSEKEEEKKEVKEALKEEKEKSGGGWNGGQLFGSESNENTFQGGGFKDKEKAQETLRLLDGKDTTYQFQIINSMYNRAKVIYKRTTDKDKRKNLEEAIEVFEEWIDDYKKRGRSKESFSYLPLETVVGYKVLAKHFGIEDFGFLEAFKEVDGDLKRLRNKKIPDDSTTWDIHRNRNLKVINTNIDDNYIPLFETDGDLRGLPTKEHVQLIMWGYSHEPTKVKKAMATIDEKIGK